Proteins from one Megalopta genalis isolate 19385.01 chromosome 1, iyMegGena1_principal, whole genome shotgun sequence genomic window:
- the LOC117220352 gene encoding uncharacterized protein LOC117220352, with product MASLVADYGTSSGSESSDDDISENGDNTFKEEEQEEDDEENCENNEEMTNNTASKEKLPLPTPDFNGTPTMKTSVFSNPFVEAEKAKSAILEKHVKMTPTLDDTKMINGRKICWNYRKGRCRFGHNCTFAHDSDLHRTAAELEAIRAPQETIICQTQYNGQVSINDDDEIDQENNQMNKRKKRPGLSQSLIPSKKVLKMYKAQQAKAVSR from the exons ATGGCTTCCTTAGTTGCGGATTATGGTACTTCCTCAGGTTCAGAAAGTAGCGATGACgatatttcagaaaatggcgatAACAC TTTTAAggaggaagaacaagaagaagatgaTGAAGAAAATTGTGAGAATAACGAGGAAATGACAAACAACACAGCTTCCAAAGAAAAACTTCCATTGCCGACACCTGATTTTAATGGCACACCCACCATGAAAACTTCAGTCTTCTCAAATCCGTTTGTGGAAGCAGAGAAAGCAAAAAGTGCAATCCTTGAGAAACATGTAAAAATGACACCAACTTTGGATGACACAAAAATGATAAATGGTAGAAAGATTTGTTGGAATTATAGAAAAGGTAGATGCCGCTTTGGTCATAATTGTACCTTTGCACACGATTCTGACTTACATCGAACAGCAGCTGAGTTAGAAGCTATTCGAGCACCGCAGGAAACAATTATTTGTCAGACTCAATACAATGGACAGGTTTCCATAAATGACGATGACGAGATAGATCAAGAGAACAATCAAATGAATAAGCGTAAGAAAAGGCCAGGTTTAAGTCAGTCCTTGATACCTAGTAAGAAAGtcttaaaaatgtacaaagcgCAACAAGCTAAAGCCGTTAGTAGATAA